The proteins below come from a single Kosakonia sp. SMBL-WEM22 genomic window:
- the glgX gene encoding glycogen debranching protein GlgX, whose protein sequence is MSNGKPYHITAGHGQQLGANYDGEGVNFALFSAHAHRVELCLYDPSGKQEIARLDLPEYTHEIWHGYVPGLKPGALYGYRVHGPYDPENGHRFNPNKLLVDPYARELVGDIEWNEAHFAYDLLHEDKDLTFDERDSGPFTPKCRVIDPNEFEWQDQNRPNIAWPSAIIYETHVKGFTQLNQAIPQDLRGTFEGMGHKATVDYIKSLGITSVELLPVHWFPDDQHLLDKGLHNFWGYNTLGFFAPASRYYGPRGIQGFRDMVRAFHDAGIEVILDVVYNHTAEGNELGPTLSFKGIDNFSYYRTLPDQHRYYINDTGTGNTVNTSHPRVLQMVTDSLRYWSESMHIDGFRFDLGTILGREPEGFDQRGGFFDAITQDPVLSKLKLIGEPWDIGPGGYQVGGFPPGWAEWNDKYRDTLREYWKGDNVSTDFAARLLGSGDLYDLRGRRPWASVNFITAHDGFTLNDLVSYNEKHNEANGEDNNDGHNDNRSYNYGAEGPTDDEGINAVRERQKRNFLATLLFSHGTPMLLAGDEFGRSQSGNNNGYCQDSEISWVHRDTLNGANEALREFTRQVIELRTAQPLLRRENWRDGMEIKWYNAGGGEQLPEQWEEGTTLGVYIGRADLQEEEGIWHDVLMLFNPFEGNVPFRIPQFGEGGWVLELTTSDTVKRGIVITKEKDFELEGRSIALFRRP, encoded by the coding sequence ATGTCTAACGGTAAGCCATATCACATCACGGCGGGGCACGGCCAGCAACTCGGTGCGAATTACGACGGCGAGGGCGTGAACTTTGCGCTCTTTTCAGCTCACGCTCATCGCGTGGAACTCTGCTTGTACGATCCGAGCGGCAAACAGGAGATTGCCCGCCTCGATCTGCCGGAATATACCCATGAGATCTGGCACGGCTACGTGCCCGGCCTGAAACCCGGTGCCCTTTACGGCTACCGCGTGCATGGCCCCTATGATCCGGAAAACGGCCATCGCTTCAACCCCAACAAACTGTTGGTTGACCCCTATGCGCGGGAGCTGGTTGGCGATATTGAGTGGAACGAAGCGCACTTCGCTTACGATCTGCTGCATGAAGATAAAGATTTAACCTTTGACGAGCGCGACAGTGGGCCGTTCACGCCGAAGTGCCGGGTTATCGATCCCAACGAGTTTGAGTGGCAGGATCAAAACCGGCCGAATATCGCCTGGCCGAGCGCCATCATTTACGAAACACACGTGAAGGGCTTCACCCAGCTCAATCAGGCTATTCCGCAGGATCTGCGCGGCACCTTTGAAGGGATGGGGCATAAAGCGACGGTCGACTATATCAAGAGCCTTGGCATCACCTCCGTGGAGCTGCTGCCGGTGCACTGGTTCCCGGACGATCAGCATCTGCTCGATAAAGGGCTGCACAACTTCTGGGGCTACAACACCCTCGGTTTCTTTGCGCCCGCTTCGCGTTACTACGGCCCGCGCGGCATTCAGGGGTTCCGCGACATGGTGCGCGCCTTCCACGATGCCGGTATCGAGGTGATCCTCGATGTGGTCTATAACCACACCGCCGAAGGGAACGAACTGGGTCCGACGCTCTCCTTTAAGGGCATCGATAACTTCTCCTACTACCGCACGCTGCCGGATCAGCATCGTTACTACATCAACGATACCGGCACTGGCAACACGGTGAACACCTCCCATCCGCGCGTGCTGCAGATGGTGACGGACTCCCTGCGCTACTGGTCGGAGTCGATGCATATCGACGGTTTCCGCTTTGACCTTGGCACCATTCTTGGCCGCGAGCCGGAAGGCTTTGACCAGCGCGGCGGCTTCTTCGACGCCATCACCCAGGATCCAGTGCTGTCGAAGCTGAAGCTGATTGGTGAGCCGTGGGATATCGGCCCTGGCGGCTACCAGGTTGGCGGCTTCCCGCCGGGCTGGGCGGAGTGGAACGACAAATACCGCGATACGCTGCGTGAATACTGGAAGGGCGATAACGTCTCGACCGATTTCGCTGCCCGTCTGCTCGGCTCAGGCGATCTCTATGATCTGCGCGGGCGCCGTCCGTGGGCGAGCGTCAACTTCATCACCGCCCACGACGGTTTTACGCTTAACGACCTGGTGTCGTACAACGAAAAACATAACGAGGCGAATGGCGAAGATAACAACGACGGCCACAACGACAACCGCTCCTATAATTACGGCGCGGAAGGCCCGACCGACGATGAAGGCATCAACGCCGTGCGTGAGCGCCAGAAACGCAATTTTCTTGCCACGCTGCTCTTCTCCCACGGCACACCGATGCTGCTGGCGGGCGATGAGTTTGGCCGCAGCCAGTCCGGGAATAACAACGGTTACTGCCAGGATAGTGAGATCTCCTGGGTACACAGGGACACCTTGAACGGCGCGAACGAAGCGCTGCGCGAATTTACCCGCCAGGTGATTGAGCTGCGCACCGCCCAGCCGCTGCTGCGCCGTGAAAACTGGCGCGACGGGATGGAGATCAAGTGGTACAACGCCGGTGGCGGCGAGCAGTTGCCGGAGCAGTGGGAAGAGGGAACTACCCTCGGCGTCTATATTGGCCGCGCCGATCTGCAAGAGGAAGAGGGCATCTGGCACGACGTACTGATGCTGTTCAACCCGTTTGAAGGTAACGTACCGTTCCGCATTCCGCAGTTTGGCGAAGGCGGCTGGGTGCTGGAGCTGACCACCTCCGATACGGTGAAACGCGGGATCGTTATCACCAAAGAGAAGGATTTCGAGCTGGAAGGCCGCAGCATCGCGCTGTTCCGCCGCCCGTAA
- a CDS encoding RNA polymerase sigma factor codes for MTTESALVTALNACRSRLKAFIRSRSPVKEESEDILQEISWQLMKVEQPVENVAAWLFRAARNEMTDRARKKREVPLSGLFTEGDEEADFVEDEVAETLFGIAQTPEEEYLKGLLWEELGQALEELPEAQREVFEKTELQGYTCKALAQELGVSVQTLLSRKHKAVLYLRARMQTLYDALTGE; via the coding sequence ATGACGACTGAGTCCGCACTTGTCACGGCGCTGAACGCCTGCCGCTCAAGGCTGAAAGCCTTTATCCGCAGCCGCTCGCCGGTGAAAGAGGAGAGCGAAGATATCCTGCAGGAGATCAGCTGGCAGTTAATGAAGGTTGAGCAGCCGGTGGAGAATGTCGCCGCCTGGCTGTTTCGCGCCGCGCGCAACGAGATGACCGACCGGGCGCGTAAAAAGCGCGAAGTGCCCTTATCGGGGCTATTTACTGAGGGTGACGAGGAGGCAGACTTCGTTGAAGACGAGGTAGCTGAAACGCTGTTCGGCATCGCCCAGACGCCGGAAGAGGAGTATCTGAAGGGGCTTTTGTGGGAGGAGCTGGGTCAGGCGCTGGAGGAATTGCCGGAAGCCCAGCGCGAGGTGTTCGAAAAAACCGAGTTACAGGGTTACACTTGCAAGGCCCTGGCACAGGAGCTGGGCGTCAGCGTGCAGACCCTGTTATCGCGCAAGCATAAAGCAGTGCTCTATTTGCGCGCGCGGATGCAAACGCTCTATGACGCGCTGACCGGGGAGTAA
- a CDS encoding ABC transporter ATP-binding protein has protein sequence MKKTHAIIRVENVTQTFATASGPFVALDDVSFTIAQGETVSLIGHSGCGKSTLLNLIAGLSRPTQGVLLCDNQEIVGPGPERGVVFQNHSLLPWLTAAENVALAVNQVFKGEMSKSEMQAWIAHNLELVHMGHAMHKRPGEISGGMKQRVGIARALAMKPKVLLMDEPFGALDALTRAHLQDAVMEIQSQLNTIIVLITHDVDEAVLLSDRVMMMTNGPAAKVGEVLEVTLPRPRSRLALANDAQFHHYRQQVLHFLHEKHKAVA, from the coding sequence ATGAAAAAGACGCACGCCATTATCCGGGTCGAAAACGTGACCCAGACCTTTGCCACCGCCAGCGGGCCGTTTGTCGCCCTTGATGATGTCAGCTTTACCATCGCCCAAGGGGAGACGGTGAGCCTGATTGGTCACTCCGGCTGCGGGAAGTCAACGCTCTTAAACCTGATTGCCGGGCTGAGCCGCCCGACGCAGGGAGTCTTGCTATGCGATAACCAGGAGATCGTCGGCCCCGGCCCCGAGCGCGGAGTGGTGTTTCAAAACCACTCCCTGCTGCCGTGGCTGACGGCGGCGGAGAATGTCGCGCTGGCGGTAAACCAGGTGTTTAAGGGCGAGATGAGTAAAAGCGAGATGCAGGCATGGATCGCCCACAACTTGGAACTGGTGCATATGGGGCATGCGATGCATAAGCGCCCCGGCGAGATCTCCGGCGGCATGAAGCAACGCGTCGGTATTGCCCGTGCGCTGGCGATGAAGCCGAAAGTGCTGCTGATGGATGAGCCCTTCGGCGCACTCGATGCCCTGACGCGCGCCCATTTGCAGGATGCGGTGATGGAGATTCAGAGTCAGCTCAACACCATCATTGTGCTGATCACCCATGACGTCGACGAAGCGGTGCTGCTCTCTGACCGGGTAATGATGATGACCAACGGCCCGGCGGCGAAAGTGGGCGAGGTGCTGGAGGTGACGCTGCCGCGTCCGCGCTCACGCCTGGCGCTGGCTAACGATGCGCAGTTTCATCACTACCGCCAGCAGGTGCTGCACTTCCTGCATGAAAAACATAAAGCCGTGGCCTGA
- a CDS encoding nitrate regulatory protein yields MTLSALDFVLASRRSEITGLQQLLQMGKLVGAVSQLIHLLQRERGTANIFLCSQGKTWGGRLRERTAQVERAVQAVQQQLAALDQEELARGNAARLFSRIASVLHSLSTLPPLREQVQQLAIAQPEAMQRYNEVIRCHLALIVETADTSGDPSVSRALLALFSFMQGKELAGQERALVAAGFTVGSVDEQASQQLVELIDAQERCFHTFCEFADAASLALWQQQQQEESRELERFRRLACSRTLPPGEPTEAALRWFEITTTRIDAMKRIEDALEKGVMQCCRQRIAAAQRDAEQQRQEIAQLPQADDPFTALIPPQLSRTVLELVEQQSRQLQALDAELAGLRATLAERKLVERAKSLLMQHHAMSEPQAHKTLREMAMQQNKKLAEIADAMLSVAAVMGKKST; encoded by the coding sequence ATGACGCTTTCAGCGCTCGATTTTGTGCTCGCCTCGCGGCGCAGCGAAATCACCGGCCTGCAGCAGCTGCTGCAGATGGGCAAGCTGGTCGGCGCGGTGAGCCAGCTTATTCATCTGCTGCAACGCGAGCGCGGCACGGCCAATATTTTTCTCTGCTCGCAGGGGAAGACCTGGGGCGGACGGCTGCGCGAGCGGACAGCGCAGGTGGAGCGCGCCGTGCAGGCGGTGCAGCAGCAGCTGGCTGCGCTCGATCAGGAGGAGCTGGCGCGGGGTAACGCCGCACGACTTTTTAGCCGCATTGCCAGCGTGCTGCACAGCCTGAGCACGCTGCCACCGTTGCGCGAACAGGTGCAGCAGCTCGCCATTGCCCAGCCTGAAGCAATGCAGCGTTACAACGAGGTGATCCGCTGCCATCTGGCGCTGATCGTGGAAACCGCCGACACCTCCGGCGATCCCAGCGTCTCGCGCGCGCTGCTGGCGCTCTTCAGCTTTATGCAGGGTAAAGAGCTGGCCGGGCAGGAGCGGGCGCTGGTGGCGGCAGGCTTTACCGTCGGATCGGTTGATGAGCAGGCAAGCCAGCAACTGGTGGAGTTGATTGATGCCCAGGAGCGCTGCTTCCACACCTTCTGCGAGTTTGCTGATGCCGCAAGCCTTGCGCTATGGCAGCAACAGCAGCAGGAGGAGAGCCGCGAGCTGGAGCGCTTTCGCCGCCTCGCCTGTAGCCGCACGCTGCCGCCGGGCGAGCCAACGGAGGCCGCGCTGCGCTGGTTTGAAATCACCACCACACGTATTGATGCCATGAAACGCATTGAAGATGCGCTGGAAAAAGGGGTGATGCAGTGCTGCCGCCAGCGGATTGCTGCCGCGCAGCGCGACGCCGAGCAGCAGCGCCAGGAGATCGCCCAGTTGCCGCAGGCCGACGATCCCTTTACGGCACTGATCCCACCGCAACTGAGCCGCACGGTGCTGGAGCTGGTTGAGCAGCAGTCCCGCCAGTTGCAGGCGCTGGATGCCGAACTCGCCGGGCTGCGCGCGACGCTTGCCGAGCGCAAGCTGGTGGAGCGGGCGAAAAGCCTGCTGATGCAGCACCATGCGATGAGCGAACCGCAGGCGCACAAAACCCTGCGCGAGATGGCAATGCAGCAGAACAAGAAGCTGGCGGAGATCGCCGACGCAATGCTCTCCGTCGCCGCCGTCATGGGCAAAAAATCCACCTAA
- a CDS encoding CmpA/NrtA family ABC transporter substrate-binding protein, whose amino-acid sequence MTQDDDNTMGKFSRRRFLAGSAALGGSLLIPGLMNSVWAAGSDAPEKKTLRVGFIPLTDCAPVVMAAVKKFDAKYGITIIPSKESSWASVRDKLLSGELDAAHVLYGMVYGLQLGVSGPQREMAVLMTLNNNGQAITLSNQLKEAGVTDGASLKKVIAASPQGTYTFAQTFPSGTHAMWLYYWLANAGIDPFADVRNVVVPPPQMVVNMKIGNMSGYCVGEPWNQRAILDGIGFTAATSQQIWPDHPEKVLGTTSAWVSTNGNAARALTAAVLEASRWIDASDDNRRETAKTIAARAYINTAVETIEGRMLGHYEDGLGKTWQDARAMRFFNDGAVSYPWLSDGIWFLTQQKRWGLLKSDPDYLAVARQINRSELYKQAATAVGGISVPTSQMRSSTLIDGKVWDGSDPAAYANSFAIHR is encoded by the coding sequence ATGACGCAAGATGATGACAACACCATGGGTAAATTTTCGCGCCGCCGCTTTCTGGCAGGCAGCGCGGCGCTGGGCGGCAGCCTGCTGATCCCGGGCCTGATGAATAGCGTATGGGCGGCGGGTTCAGACGCGCCGGAGAAGAAAACGCTGCGCGTCGGGTTTATCCCGCTTACCGACTGCGCCCCGGTGGTGATGGCGGCGGTGAAGAAGTTTGATGCGAAGTACGGCATCACCATTATCCCGAGTAAAGAGTCGAGCTGGGCCTCGGTGCGCGACAAGCTGCTCTCCGGCGAGCTTGATGCGGCGCATGTGCTTTACGGCATGGTCTACGGCTTACAGCTTGGCGTCTCGGGTCCGCAGCGCGAGATGGCGGTGCTGATGACGCTTAATAACAACGGCCAGGCGATCACCCTATCAAATCAGTTGAAAGAGGCGGGCGTTACCGATGGCGCGTCGCTGAAAAAGGTGATTGCCGCCAGCCCGCAGGGGACTTACACCTTCGCGCAGACCTTCCCGAGCGGCACCCACGCCATGTGGCTCTACTACTGGCTGGCGAATGCTGGCATCGATCCCTTTGCCGATGTGCGCAATGTGGTAGTGCCGCCGCCGCAGATGGTGGTGAACATGAAGATTGGCAATATGAGCGGCTACTGCGTCGGCGAGCCGTGGAACCAGCGCGCCATTCTCGACGGCATCGGCTTTACCGCCGCCACCAGCCAGCAGATCTGGCCCGATCACCCGGAAAAAGTGCTCGGCACCACCTCGGCGTGGGTTTCGACAAATGGCAATGCGGCGCGCGCCCTGACCGCCGCGGTACTGGAGGCCTCGCGCTGGATCGACGCCTCCGATGATAACCGCCGCGAAACGGCAAAAACCATCGCCGCCCGCGCCTATATCAACACCGCCGTCGAGACTATCGAAGGCAGGATGCTCGGCCACTATGAGGACGGCCTGGGCAAAACGTGGCAGGACGCCCGAGCGATGCGTTTCTTTAACGATGGCGCGGTGAGCTACCCCTGGCTCTCTGACGGCATCTGGTTTCTGACCCAACAAAAACGCTGGGGCCTGCTGAAAAGCGATCCCGACTACCTCGCGGTTGCCCGCCAGATCAACCGCAGCGAACTCTACAAACAGGCCGCGACAGCGGTGGGCGGCATCAGCGTGCCCACCAGCCAAATGCGCAGCAGCACCCTGATTGACGGAAAAGTGTGGGACGGCAGCGATCCTGCGGCCTACGCCAACAGTTTTGCCATCCACCGCTAA
- a CDS encoding glycoside hydrolase family 10 protein yields MTTHPRCVTRTGRLKKMAVLMAALLLASCASKPPKSLVTPNPPVSKQPLPDGGMSQPQTMRGIWLATVSRLDWPPINSVTLSPALRVEQQKAALIAKLDKLQRLGINTVFFQVKPDATALWPSKILPWSDTLTGVIGQDPGYDPLQFILDEAHQRGMKVHAWFNPYRVSTNTKPSTVAELNRTLILRPASIFVLHREWIRTAGDRYVLDPGIPEVRDWITSIVAEVVARYPVDGVQFDDYFYSETASSALNDSQTFRQYGQGFAAKADWRRHNTQLLIEQVSRTIKQLNPNVQFGVSPAGVWRNRSFDPAGSETRGAAAYDESFADTRRWVQQGLLDYIAPQIYWPFTRDAARYDVLAKWWAQVVKPTHTRLYIGVALYKVGEPSRMEPEWTRDGGVPELRKQIEMNETLPGIAGTILFREGYLTQPQTRQAVDYLQGRWGR; encoded by the coding sequence ATGACCACACACCCGCGTTGTGTTACCCGGACAGGCCGCTTAAAAAAGATGGCCGTGCTGATGGCTGCTTTGCTGCTGGCCAGTTGCGCGTCGAAACCGCCGAAATCCCTTGTGACGCCGAACCCGCCGGTGAGCAAACAGCCGCTGCCCGATGGCGGGATGAGCCAGCCGCAAACCATGCGCGGAATCTGGCTGGCGACGGTTTCCCGCCTCGACTGGCCGCCGATCAACTCGGTGACTCTCAGCCCGGCGCTGCGCGTCGAGCAGCAGAAAGCGGCGCTGATCGCAAAGCTTGATAAGCTGCAACGCCTCGGCATCAATACGGTCTTCTTCCAGGTGAAGCCGGACGCTACCGCGCTGTGGCCATCAAAAATTTTGCCGTGGTCAGATACCCTCACTGGGGTGATTGGTCAGGATCCGGGGTACGATCCGCTGCAATTTATTCTGGATGAGGCGCACCAGCGCGGCATGAAGGTGCACGCCTGGTTTAACCCTTACCGCGTCTCGACCAATACCAAACCCTCCACGGTCGCGGAGCTTAACCGCACCCTTATCCTGCGCCCGGCATCGATTTTTGTCCTGCACCGGGAGTGGATCCGCACGGCGGGCGACCGTTATGTGCTCGACCCCGGTATTCCGGAGGTGCGCGACTGGATCACCAGCATTGTCGCCGAGGTGGTAGCGCGCTACCCGGTGGATGGCGTGCAGTTTGATGACTACTTCTACAGCGAAACGGCGAGTTCAGCGCTGAACGACAGCCAGACATTCCGCCAGTATGGGCAAGGTTTTGCCGCCAAAGCGGACTGGCGGCGGCACAACACCCAGCTGTTGATTGAGCAGGTGTCGCGCACCATCAAGCAGCTGAATCCTAACGTACAGTTTGGCGTCAGCCCGGCGGGCGTCTGGCGTAACCGTTCGTTTGATCCGGCAGGTTCAGAGACGCGCGGTGCGGCAGCTTATGATGAATCCTTTGCCGATACCCGCCGCTGGGTGCAGCAGGGGCTGCTCGACTATATCGCGCCGCAGATCTACTGGCCTTTTACCCGCGATGCCGCGCGCTACGATGTGCTGGCGAAGTGGTGGGCGCAGGTAGTGAAACCGACACATACCAGGCTCTATATTGGCGTGGCGCTCTATAAAGTGGGCGAGCCGTCCAGAATGGAGCCGGAGTGGACGCGCGACGGCGGCGTGCCGGAGCTGAGAAAGCAGATTGAGATGAATGAAACCCTGCCGGGCATTGCCGGGACGATCCTGTTCCGCGAAGGTTACCTGACGCAGCCGCAGACCCGCCAGGCGGTGGATTATCTCCAGGGGCGCTGGGGGCGCTAA
- the ntrB gene encoding nitrate ABC transporter permease has product MSANTQPKVIPLEPTPQRAEIVPLKSAAPQVAPLVAKRAPVNRLRSMLQRFMTAAIPGLLGAVVLIALWQVAALNSKGFPTPLQTWDAAKTIFAEPFYIDGPNDMGIGWNVLASLERVALGFGLAALVGIPVGFLIGRFRFIARMFGPLIALLRPVSPLAWLPIGLLLFQRAEPASTWTIFICSIWPMILNTAEGVMRIPQDYLNVARVLKLSEFTVMRKILFPAVLPHILTGVRLSIGIAWLVIVAAEMLTGGVGIGFWIWNEWNNLNVQNIIIAILLIGVVGMALEQGLMAIARRFSYDTRRES; this is encoded by the coding sequence ATGTCTGCAAACACCCAACCGAAAGTGATCCCGCTGGAGCCAACGCCGCAGCGCGCGGAGATTGTGCCGCTGAAAAGCGCCGCGCCACAGGTTGCACCTTTAGTGGCAAAACGCGCGCCGGTAAATCGCCTGCGCAGTATGCTGCAACGCTTTATGACCGCCGCGATCCCCGGCCTGCTCGGCGCAGTGGTGCTGATCGCCCTCTGGCAGGTGGCGGCGCTTAACAGCAAAGGCTTTCCGACGCCGCTGCAAACCTGGGACGCGGCAAAAACGATCTTCGCCGAGCCGTTTTATATCGACGGGCCAAATGATATGGGCATCGGCTGGAACGTGCTCGCCTCCCTTGAGCGCGTGGCGCTCGGCTTTGGTCTGGCGGCGCTGGTCGGCATTCCCGTCGGCTTTCTGATTGGTCGCTTTCGCTTTATCGCCCGCATGTTTGGCCCGCTTATCGCGCTGCTGCGCCCGGTCAGCCCGCTGGCGTGGCTGCCGATTGGCCTGCTGCTGTTTCAGCGCGCCGAACCGGCCTCGACATGGACGATTTTTATCTGCTCCATCTGGCCAATGATCCTCAACACCGCCGAAGGGGTGATGCGTATTCCGCAGGATTACCTCAACGTCGCGCGCGTTTTGAAGCTCAGTGAGTTCACCGTGATGCGCAAAATCCTCTTTCCCGCCGTGCTGCCGCACATCCTTACTGGCGTGCGCTTGTCGATCGGTATCGCCTGGCTGGTGATTGTCGCCGCCGAGATGCTGACCGGCGGCGTCGGTATCGGCTTCTGGATCTGGAATGAGTGGAACAACCTCAATGTGCAAAACATCATCATCGCCATTCTGCTGATTGGCGTGGTGGGGATGGCGCTGGAGCAGGGGCTGATGGCCATTGCCCGCCGTTTTAGCTACGACACTCGCCGGGAGTCATAA
- a CDS encoding DUF943 family protein: MVKKMAAPLLLIGVVWLAWLFLRTPQAIRADERALYVKNLPLSDRGKVNWWRENRAALQKQFPLLVRSGNTVVMIMNFDRYDRLPTGTRDGSIEDYNCFSDISAPEKCIYKEMVMLIFIYPGKKTVYSFGETSYEERPDGTLTRLHETFSVR, from the coding sequence ATGGTGAAGAAAATGGCGGCTCCGCTCTTACTTATCGGCGTGGTCTGGCTGGCCTGGCTTTTTCTGCGTACGCCGCAGGCGATCCGGGCCGATGAGCGCGCGCTCTACGTGAAGAACCTGCCGTTAAGTGACAGAGGCAAAGTGAACTGGTGGCGCGAGAACCGCGCGGCGCTGCAAAAGCAGTTTCCCCTGCTGGTGCGCTCCGGTAACACCGTGGTCATGATCATGAACTTTGATCGCTACGATCGCCTGCCGACAGGCACCCGCGACGGCAGTATTGAGGACTACAACTGCTTTAGCGACATCAGCGCGCCGGAAAAGTGCATCTATAAAGAGATGGTGATGTTGATTTTCATATATCCCGGCAAGAAAACCGTTTATAGCTTTGGTGAAACAAGTTACGAGGAGAGGCCGGACGGCACCCTGACACGTCTTCACGAGACCTTTAGCGTACGCTAG